From the Niveibacterium microcysteis genome, the window CGGCTATCATCGGGGGCATGCAGGCGGTCAGACACAATTCTTCTCCGGACGCGGCGCAACTGGCGGCGCAGATCAAGGAATGGGGGCGGGCGCTCGGCTTCTCCGCAGTCGGCATTTCAGGCGTGGACCTGGGTGACGCGGAAGGAGCCCTGGAGGCCTGGCTCGCGGCCGGCTACCACGGCGAGATGAATTATATGGCCCGCCACGGGCTCAAGCGTGCGCGGCCCGCCGAACTCGTGCCCGGCACGCTGTCGGTGGTATCGGTGCGGCTCGATTACTGGCCCGAGGCGCACGACGCCCAGCATCAACTGGCTGATCCGGAGCGCGCCTATGTGTCGCGCTACGCACTGGGTCGCGACTATCACAAGGTGTTGCGCAACCGGCTGCAGAAGCTGGCGGACAGGATCGGTGACGCGATCGGCGAATTCGGCCACCGCGTGTTCGTCGATTCGGCCCCGGTGCTCGAAGTTGCGCTGGCGACCCGCGCAGGCACCGGATGGCGGGGCAAGCACACGCTGCTGCTCGATCGAAATGGTGGCTCGACCTTCTTCCTTGGCGAGCTATTCGTCGACCTCGCGCTGCCAGCCGATGCGCCGATCGCGCCCCACTGCGGCAGCTGCTCGGCCTGTATCGATGCCTGCCCGACCGGGGCGATCGTGGCGCCCTACAAGGTGGACGCGCGGCGCTGCATTTCCTACCTGACGATCGAACTCAAAGGGCCGATTCCCGAAGCGCTGCGTCCGCAGCTGGGCAACCGCATCTATGGTTGCGACGATTGTCAGCTCGTGTGCCCCTGGAACCGTTTTTCGCGCACCACTTCGGAGGCGGATTTCGCGCCGCGCAATGGGCTGGATTCGGCGGCGCTGGTCGAGCTGTTCGCTTGGAGCGCGGAGGATTTCGCGAGCCGCATGGCGGGCAGCGCGATCAACCGGATCGGGCATGAGCGTTGGCTGCGCAACATCGCGGTTGCCCTCGGTAATGCGCCGACGACACCGACCGTGCTGGCGGCGTTGCAGTCGCGCGCGGCGGATCAGTCCGAACTGGTGCGCGAACATGTTGGCTGGGCACTTGCGCAGCACGCTGCGCGCCGCGGGGGCGCGGGGCAAGACATGGAGGCGACAACTTGAAACGACACAACCGGCCCGGCTGGCGCCACTTGGCGCAGTCGGTTTTTGTGCTCTGCGGCCTCGCGGCGAGCGTCGCTTGGGCCGATACGCTCAAACCCTTTACGACCGATGGCTGCTCCAGCTTCCCCGATGGCACCCCGTGGCAACAGACGCTGTGGCTCGACTGCTGCGTGAAGCACGACATCGCCTACTGGATCGGCGGCACCAAGGAAGATCGTGTCGCCGCCGACGAGACCTTGGAGCAATGTGTGGCCGCGGTCGCCGAGCCGGCGATTGCGA encodes:
- the queG gene encoding tRNA epoxyqueuosine(34) reductase QueG, with amino-acid sequence MQAVRHNSSPDAAQLAAQIKEWGRALGFSAVGISGVDLGDAEGALEAWLAAGYHGEMNYMARHGLKRARPAELVPGTLSVVSVRLDYWPEAHDAQHQLADPERAYVSRYALGRDYHKVLRNRLQKLADRIGDAIGEFGHRVFVDSAPVLEVALATRAGTGWRGKHTLLLDRNGGSTFFLGELFVDLALPADAPIAPHCGSCSACIDACPTGAIVAPYKVDARRCISYLTIELKGPIPEALRPQLGNRIYGCDDCQLVCPWNRFSRTTSEADFAPRNGLDSAALVELFAWSAEDFASRMAGSAINRIGHERWLRNIAVALGNAPTTPTVLAALQSRAADQSELVREHVGWALAQHAARRGGAGQDMEATT